One stretch of Pomacea canaliculata isolate SZHN2017 linkage group LG11, ASM307304v1, whole genome shotgun sequence DNA includes these proteins:
- the LOC112575662 gene encoding uncharacterized protein LOC112575662: MSKTDVGYRRERKLDDVIKGKGYPNTEVVGVSVLHCASLCGSNSSCSSFFFLPTTGRCLLYEDVFENPDGGQTSSGARYFTADDPDCPSVEGYVWFRKQDICIKIFSSVKNFTDAYRACVSVGSRLAVLDTGAKLRAVIGYLEELNLTSRFYIGAMREGVLTDSRRTWNNALHPLYWLNGVQVALSEPDSDWSTGNPDNELAMEGCLEIRNWKYNDIPCGLSKQFICEKELN, encoded by the exons ATGAG TAAAACAGACGTCGGTTATAGACGTGAACGGAAGCtagatgacgtcatcaaggGGAAAGGTTACCCGAATACGGAGGTAGTAGGAGTCAGTGTGCTCCACTGCGCATCTTTGTGCGGATCAAACTCATCGtgttcctccttcttcttccttccgACGACAGGAAGATGTCTGCTGTATGAGGATGTCTTTGAAAACCCAGATGGAGGCCAGACGTCATCGGGTGCTCGATATTTCACTGCTGATGACC CGGACTGTCCTTCTGTAGAGGGGTATGTTTGGTTTCGCAAACAAGACATCTGCATCAAGATTTTTTCAAGCGTAAAGAACTTTACCGACGCCTACAGAGCCTGTGTCAGTGTCGGCTCCCGGCTGGCGGTACTGGACACGGGGGCAAAGCTCAGAGCTGTCATTGGGTACTTAGAAGAACTGA ACCTCACTTCTCGGTTTTACATCGGAGCGATGCGAGAAGGAGTCCTCACTGACAGCAGAAGAACTTGGAACAATGCTCTTCATCCACTGTACTGGTTGAATGGAGTGCAAGTCGCTCTCAGTGAGCCTGACAGTGACTGGTCGACTGGAAATCCTGACAATGAACTCGCAATGGAAGGATGTTTGGAAATCCGGAATTGGAAATATAATGACATTCCATGCGGACTTTCCAAGCAATTCATCTGCGAGAAGGAACTGAACTGA